In Kwoniella pini CBS 10737 chromosome 5, complete sequence, the following are encoded in one genomic region:
- a CDS encoding long-chain 3-oxoacyl-CoA reductase, which yields MVADTIHVHSHLAGHPTYHILGHELVLDVPLSAIILSAVGAAFLLRYTLSFFRLILELAILPGRDVKSYKSKKGETWALVTGCTGGLGLEFARQLAKRNFNVALVGRRKSALDEVAQELESKYGVKTQAFVVDVASPGTTRDEALSQIALFAKSNDFGVLINNVGASHNMPVSFAETERSEMNQIIETNINWTLLLTHSVLPSMIARSNKKGSPKSLITTIGSLSGRIPSPLLATYSGTKAALSTWTKALAKEVEGKGVDVELVQAAFVVSNMSKIRRSSALVPTPASFVKSTLSSIGQPRGAQGRPYERTPFWSHALLDYAVGFAGYISEISGIKVIDSMHKDIRKRALKKAERAKAGKKE from the exons ATGGTCGCAGATACTATTCACGTCCATTCCCACTTGGCTGGTCATCCGACATACCATATCTTAGGTCatgaattag TACTTGATGTTCCCCTTTCTGCTATAATTCTTTCAGCAGTGGGAGCAGCCTTTCTCCTTCGTTATACTTTGTCATTTTTCAGGCTTATCCTGGAATTAGCTATACTTCCTGGTAGAGAT GTAAAAAGCTATAAATCCAAAAAAGGAGAAACTTGGGCACTCGTTACAGGGTGTACAGGTGGATTGGGATTGGAATTTGCAAGACAGCTTGCTAAGAGAAACTTCAACGTTGCTTTGGTaggtagaagaaaaagtgCTTTAGATGAAGTAGCTCAGGAATTAG AAAGTAAATACGGTGTCAAGACTCAAGCTTTCGTTGTCGATGTCGCATCTCCTGGAACTACTAGAGATGAAGCGCTTTCTCAGATTGCTTTGTTCGCTAAATCGAATGATTTTGGTGTGCTCA TAAACAATGTTGGAGCATCACACAATATGCCAGTATCTTTCGCTGAGACTGAACGAAGCGAGATGAATCAGATAATCGAGACT AACATCAATTGGACTTTGCTTTTGACTCATTCCGTCCTTCCATCAATGATTGCTCGATCTAACAAGAAAGGTTCCCCTAAATCATTGATTACGACTATTGGTTCCTTATCCGGTAGAATTCCTTCTCCCCTTTTAGCTACTTACTCAGGAACAAAAGCTGCTTTATCAACTTGGACCAAAGctttagctaaagaagttgaaggtaaaggtgtagATGTTGAATTGGTTCAAGCTGCTTTCGTC GTATCAAACATGTCTAAAATCAGACGATCTTCTGCGCTCGTACCTACTCCCGCATCTTTTGtcaaatcaacattatCTTCCATTGGTCAACCACGTGGAGCTCAAGGCAGACCATACGAAAGAACTCCATTTTGGTCTCATGCTTTACTCGATTACGCTGTAGGTTTCGCAGGATATATTAGCGAAATTAGCGGTATTAAAGTCATTGATAGTATGCACAAAGATATTAGAAAGAGGGCTTTGAAGAAAGCAGAGAGAGCCAAGGCGGGTAAGAAGGAGTAA
- a CDS encoding tRNA pseudouridine(38-40) synthase: MAHLASLSKEELIAKIQFLENAAKSKQPSSEDSIQSTEASTSMIDKDDELNRSKPILDENGKPLRKHARKAIRKNDKPFNFNSYPTRHIALMISYYGWPYCGLALQPPLPGMPNVQTVESELLKALEKTKLIEVGKGLEGCGYSRCGRTDRGVSGEGQVVNLWVRSLRTPNDGGEELPLEIGYKEPKEPINMVSKLEVDDDDDGESEESKKKLNKSKEKVDNSKISEYPYPKLLNGVLPPSIRILAWSPLKEEFDSRFSCLYRHYKYAFHLKTTPLSKPLNLELMRKASNYLIGENDHRNFCKLDGSKQINNHKRTILKAYFENEINENNEERIDENKKIIFNLIGTAFLWHQVRHIISILFLIGSELEKPEIIKDLLNVNKFPSKPLYNMGDGLPLTLHECSYEKILLDWRFSGYDGNWKNLSIEKKNELYKFAMNGRESFERNLLNLSQQAELKSWQINGSLRKLHQIYGGLNTLQKDKENQIIYPLGGGEINISHQYTKLENRHRGETPQVVNEKWRIAKGRTGLKGKKGEKENLVESVQDEDE, translated from the coding sequence ATGGCTCATTTGGcatctttatcaaaagaagaacttATTGctaaaattcaatttcttgaaaATGCCGCTAAATCGAAGCAGCCGTCTTCTGAAGATTCAATCCAATCAACAGaagcttcaacttcaatgattgataaggatgatgaattgaatcGATCAAAACCtatattagatgaaaatggtaaacCACTTAGAAAACACGCTAGAAAAGCTATACgtaaaaatgataaaccttttaattttaattcatatCCTACAAGACATATTGCATTAATGATAAGTTATTATGGATGGCCTTATTGTGGATTAGCACTTCaaccacctttacctggtATGCCAAATGTACAAACTGTTGAATcagaattattaaaagCATTAGAAAAAActaaattaattgaagTTGGTAAAGGTTTAGAAGGATGTGGATATAGTAGATGTGGTAGAACAGATAGAGGTGTAAGTGGTGAAGGTCAAGTTGTAAATCTTTGGGTAAGAAGTTTAAGAACACCAAATGATGgtggagaagaattacctTTAGAAATTGGTTATAAAGAACCTAAAGAACCAATAAATATGGTATCTAAattagaagttgatgatgatgatgatggtgaaagcgaagaatcaaaaaaaaaattgaataaatcaaaagaaaaagttgataattcaaaaatatcaGAATATCCTTATCCAAAATTACTTAATGGTGttttaccaccttcaattaGAATTTTAGCTTGGTCAcctttaaaagaagaatttgattctaGATTTTCATGTTTATATAGACATTATAAATATgcttttcatttaaaaacaacaccattatcaaaacctttaaatcttgaattaaTGAGAAAAGcatcaaattatttaataggtgaaaatgatcatagaaatttttgtaaattaGATGGatcaaaacaaataaataatcataAAAGAACAATATTAAAAGcatattttgaaaatgaaattaatgaaaataatgaagaaagaattgatgaaaataaaaaaataatttttaatttaattggaACTGCTTTTTTATGGCATCAAGTTAGAcatataatttcaattttatttttaattggatcagaattagaaaaacctgaaattataaaagatCTTTTAAATGTAAATAAATTTCCTTCAAAACCTTTATATAATATGGGTGATGGATTACCTTTAACATTACATGAATGTTCATATGAAaaaattttattagattGGAGATTTAGTGGATATGAtggaaattggaaaaatttatcaattgaaaaaaaaaatgaattatataaatttgCAATGAATGGTAGAGaatcatttgaaagaaatttattaaatttatcacaacaagctgaattaaaatcatgGCAAATTAATGGATCATTAAGAAAATTACATCAAATTTATGGTGGATTAAATACATTacaaaaagataaagaaaatcaaattatttatccacttggtggtggtgaaaTTAATATTTCACATCAATATacaaaattagaaaatagACATAGAGGTGAAACTCCTCAAGTCGTCAATGAGAAATGGAGAATAGCAAAAGGTCGAACAGGATTAAAAGGGaagaaaggtgaaaaagagaatttaGTTGAAAGTGTCcaggatgaggatgagtAG